AGGCTGCCTCATTTTTCCTTGGCCCCGGCAGGCCCTTCTtgcccccagggctgggagctggcagggtTGGGCTGCAGGACACAGCTGGATGCAGGGTGGTGGGGGGAGACCCCCCCTGGGCTCCCCTGTGGCCTGGGATGGGTGCGGGGATGCTCGCCCCGCCGGCGGCAGGGACCCCATTTGCAGGGGTGGCGCTGCCCAAGGaggggtgcagggctgggggcgaTGAACCCCCGGCAGGTCCCGGCCCCGGGATgttgggcagggggctgccagcagcggGGCCAGCGGGACGAAGGACAGAGAGAGAccccgggctgccccccgcCAGGGGCTGAGTGGGGGTCTCCAAggctcccccagctcctcctggtcCTACAGAGACACCGGGACGTGGTTCCCCAGGCACAGGGCCATCGGTGTCCCCTCTGCCTTCAGCCAccgagggtctgggggggaccACGGGGCCCCCaggctggagaggaggaaggaagggggcagccccccctacggcagcccccagctctccccgtgtccccgcgcCAAACTCACTTCCAGAAACCGGAGAGGAAACCGGCGGGgggcccgcggccgcccccgctGCTGCATCCTCTCTCTCtgaggctggaggcagagcaggggcagcgTTGGCGGGCGCGGGGGCACGTGGGGACTCTTCTCCCAAAGGTGCTGCCATCCCTGAGGACATTTCATATTCGGGGGACCCTGGCAGAGCGCTCCCAGCACCTGCCACCACTGCAGCCAGTGGGGAGCCCAGTGCCAAGGGGCTGCTCCCACTTGGGGTGCCGGAGGCAGAGGGGGGGCCCCcgctgggtgctggtgctgagctcccccccacgcccccagcAGAGGCAGCCAGCAAGGGGCTGGAGGCATCCGGGGCCACCGGGACCAGGGGCTGCACCTCCCGGGGAGAGGACAGGACGGAGGGGGCCAGCACCCCTGATGTGATCTGGATGATGGCCCCTGCCCCGTCTGCTGTGCCGGCAccaggggcaggtgcccaaGGGGCCGAGGCTCCCGTTTCTCCTCCGGCCAGCTGCACCACATTGGTTTGGCTCAGGTTTGCATCAGAGAGCCCGAGGTCGGCGCCGCTCTGGATGCCGGGGGCAGGCACAGGGGTCTCCTCGTTGCCTTGGGGGCCAGCAGCCTCCGGGTCTGGGCTCAGTCCTACACCAGCTCCACCAGCTCCAGGACCTCCtgctccctcagcagctccacCGCTTGTCGGGGCTGAAGAAGATCCCTCgggagatggggagggagaTGCAGAGTGCAGCACGGCTCCCGTTCCTCCACCAGAGGCTCCGGCTGCTCCGTCCAGGTCCTGGGACACCCCCGGGGACTCCCCatttccagccccagccccttcgcccccacctcctcctgcaggaggaTGGGCGCCAGGACCAGCACCCAGGGCAGGCTGCACAGCACTGGGAGCAGCGTCCACTCCTCCCAGGGCACCTGGGCTGGCTGAATCCAAAACAGAGGGTGCTGTGAGCGTGTCCCCGGGAGAGGCAGGACCGGGCAGGGACACGGCACCAGGCAGTAGATCCGTCCCAGCCTCCATCCCAGCGCCAGGAGAGGAGCTCAGGGATGGCTCAGACCCAGTCCCACTGCCtcccagcgcctgcccctctgttCCTGGCACCCCCAGGTCTGCGCCAGGCTGGACCCCGAGGGTGGGCGATGGGGGTCCCACGGGTCCATGCGATGCTGAGCCGGGGGCATCCAGTGCTGAACTGAAGCCTGTGCCTGGTCCCTCAGCCCCAGGGAGAGCTGCTCCCGTGGGAGCACCACCTGCCATCCCCCACGGCTGTGACCCCACAAGgaatggggatatgggggctCCCTGGGCAGCACCGAGGTTGGGGTTTGCTGCCGTCTCTGCCCCATCACTGGTCCCAAACGCAGCTCCAGACGCAGCAACAGGAGGTGGGAAAGCAACACCAGGGGCTTGGCTTGGTCCCAGTCCTTCAGCCCCCGAGAGGTCGGGCTCCAGCCCCACGTAGCCAGGAGCCATGGGACCAGGCGGGGACACTTCTGCCGGTgccggggctgctccagctccatccccaggagctgcagcaggggacagctcggtgctgggcagggctcctgctggggctgccggcAGCTCTGTGGTGTCAGCGGGACCCTGCTGAGCACTGCTGGACAAAGAGCTGGTGTCCGTGTAGGGACTTCTGCTCCCTGGGTTTGCTGCCTCTGCCATATCGCCTGCGCTCTTGGTCCCCTGCGCCGTGGCGAGCTCTGGGCCGGTTTCGCTGTCCGGAGAGCCCTGGGACAGGCGGTCagggccaggggctgctgctggcatgggggctgctgctgcaccgTTCTCCGAAGTGGAAGATATTGGAAGTGTGTCACCGGGAGAGGCAGGACCGGGCAGGGACACAGCACCAGGCAATAGATGTGTCCCAGCCTCCATCCCAGCACCAGGAGAGGAGCTCAGGGATGGCTCAGACCCagtcctgctgcctcccagcaccTGACCCTCTGCTCCCGGCACCCCCAGGTCTGCACCGGGCTGGACCCCGAGGGTGGGCGATGGGGGTCCCACAGATCCATGTGATGCTGAGCCGGGGGCATCCAGTGTCGAACTGAAGCCTGTGCCTGGTCCCTCAGCCCCAGGGAGAGCTGCTCCTGTGGGAGCACCAGCTGCCATCCCCCACGGCTGTGACCCCACAAGgaatggggatatgggggctCCCTGGGCAGCACCGAGGTCGGGGCTTGCTGCCATCTCTGCCCCATTGCTGGTCCCAAACACAGCTCCAGACGCAGCAACAGGAGGTGGGAAAGCAGCGCTGGGAGCACCGGGGGCTTGACTGGGCAGGGGTCCTGGTCCTTCAGCCCCTGAGAGGTCGGGCTCCAGCCCCACATGGCCGGGAGCCATGGGACCAGGCGGGGACACTTCTTCTGGTGCCGGGGCTGTTCCTGCTCcgtccccaggagctgcagcaggggacagctcggtgctgggcagggctcctgccggggctgccggcagcTCTGCGGTGTCAGCGGGACCCTGCTGAGCGCTGCTGGACGAAGAGCTGGTGTCACCCTGGGTGCCTGCGTAAGGACTGCTGTCCCCTGTGCCCCCTGCCTGTGCCGTGTCCGCTGTGTCCCCCTGAGCAGGCCCTGCCAGGCCATTAGGTCCAGAAGAAGCCAGGCTGGCAGCATCCAGAGCTGAATTCGGGACGGTGCCAGCTCCATCTGCTCCCTCAGGAGCAGCGGCTGCTGTCCCCCATGGCTGTGACCCCCCAGGGGACAGCGAGGCAGGcgctcctggggcagcaccgagGTCGGGGTTCGCTGTTGTCTCTGCCCCATcaccagctgcagcccctgggggtgGGAAAGCAGCCCCGGGAGCACTGGGGGTGTCCGTGGGGGACGGCAGAGCGGCAGCAAGCTGCGGTTGCCGTTCTCCAGTGGGGCTGTGCCAtggggcaggctgcagggaaggcTCGGCCGGACCCACAGCCCCCGTGGGCAGGGGCAGCGTGatggatggggctggggcatCCGTGTCGCTCTGTGCATCCGTGGGGGCCCTGGAGGCCAGAAGCAAGGTGGCCGTGTCCCCTCGCTCCCCAGGTGCCtcgggggctgcaggagctgggactgAGCCGGGGCTGGCCGGTGACACCGCTGGGGCTCCCTGCACATCTCCATCCCCGCCTCCGGCCGGTCCTGGTGAGGTGGCcgggctcagccctgcctgtccAGCGAGGAGGGAGGTCTGCCCTGGGTTTTCCGCTGCTCCCGACACTGTCCCATTCTCTGGAGCCAGATGGGATGAATCAGTTGTGCCAACAGCACCATTTACTGCATCTCCCGCATTGCCAGACCCCAGAGCTGGCCCCGGGGTGACACCCACGGTCCCACTCAGCACCTCGTCCCACCGTGTCGtgagcagccccccagccccggggctggggatCGAGGAGGGGGCACTGCCTTCTCCTtggctgtccccaggcagggTGACACCTTCCTCCGCAGCTCCTGTGGCCGTGGCCTGCCCTTGGCTCAGCAGTGCGGTGACATGGGGACCCAGGGGGCTGCTGGTTGTCGGCTCTGCCCCCgtggctgctggaggcagggtggcagggagggatgTGGCATCAGCCGTGGGCTCCAAGTCCGCTCCTTCCCTTGTCACGGACGCGAGGATGTCCTTGCTCATGTCTGCAAACAGAGGGGTGGCCCcggggggtgcagcaggagcggCCGCCGTTACATCAAGCTCTGCGCTGGGGGTGAAAGCAGGCTGGGGGGTGAAAACCAAGGCGGCAGCCGAAACCGTCTGGTTTCCCTGGGACGCATTAAGAGACGTGGCCACGTCCGTCACCGCCTGGGGCTCTCCGCTGGGAGCCTGTGTTGCTGCgctggggctgagcccagcCTCAGCATCGCTCCCCGCAGCCGGAGCACTGGTTGGAGCGCTGGTCGTGGTCACCAAATCTGCCTTGGCCCCGGAGGGGAAGGACGGGCTGGCCGGGCGTCCCGCGAGGATGCTCTCGGTTGTCTCAGTATCAGCCACGGCGGTGCTCGTCCCCGCGGCGCCCAGCGGCAGGGCGCCCCGTGCCTCGCTCGGCGCCGCGGTGGGAGAAGCTGTGTGGGCACCAAACGGCCCCTCCGTGGTCACAGGGACGGCGACGGCGGCCCCGAGCCCTGCAGGGAGCACGGAGCAGGGCGTTacggggggggacggggccaGCGGCCCCCTGCTCCTTGGGTGGGAGCACAGGGGACGGTGGGACAGCGGGGCAGGGGTGACACaaagcaggcagggctgcaggcatcCGTGTGCCTGCACAAAGGGgaattttcctcctttgttttGCTCCTTCATGGCGTGGGACAGAGCTCTGCAGTCTTAGGGAAGCCCCTTAGTGCTCTCTGCCTCGCTGCAGAGACACCCCTGGGCGCAGCTTTGcgtttttttaatcttttgggTGTCTGAGAgacatttaaatatgttttaccCAAAGCTCTTTGGCAGAGAGGGCATCCACGGTTTGGTGAAACGTTTGCTGGCTGCAAATGGCTTCTGgcccactgcagccccccttTCTCTGCCAAAACCCTGCCCCGCACCCAGGCCCTTATCTGCAGGGGGTGGAtggagaccccccccaaccccaggagcctctccccagccccaaagcTGCAGGAGGGGCCGAGCAGCCGCCCATCAGGGCAGACACCAGCCCCGTGCTGAGGTCCCACCCAGCCCTATTTTTAGGACAGGGGTGCAACCGCCGGAGGGATGGAGCAGCAGCCCGGAGGATCTGCTGACACTTGGCTCCGGGCGGCTGCAATTAGGGGAGACCTAATCAGCACCCTGCGGGTGAGACTGGGCGTTCAGCCCGCTCCCGGCCCTGGTGCTCCTGTTCGGCAGGTTCCCCCCGCGAGGCCGCCggccccccagcagcagaggggcCTCCCAGGCTCGGTGGCGTGCCGAGAGCTGCGTGCCACAGCAATGaccgctgcctcctgccccagtcCTGGGGtacccccccccagctctccttCCTCCGGGctgcttcctccccttccccttcctgccccgcTCCCGTCTTCGCCTGATGAATTAAGGTGTTTGCAGcaacccccctcccttccctaTCGGCCAGAGGAGATGAGCCGCTTCCCTTCTCAGCTCGGGGAAAACAGTGAGTCACCCGAGTCCCCGAGTCAGGTTATTTTGGCACTCTGCACCCTAATAAATCCATGTTTTATCTTAATTCTTGCGCATAGAGCAGGAAATGCCGTGCACCCTGCGGCGCCCGAGCGGGGATGCTCGTGCAAGAGGAGCCTTAGCatggagctgggctgtgggCGAGGTGGAGCAgccctggtgcacccccagtgcctGCCTTTGGTGTCCTTGCTGCGGGGGGACCTGGCTGCACCCAACCTTGTGGGGCCATGCCTGCCCCCTAAAACACTTCCCTAGTTTTTTGGTTGTGAAGGACTGCAAGCACTTGTCCTAGGAAAAGCTTCCAATgaagccaggaggaaaaaaaacatctcatCCATACCCCCTGGGGCAGATTGCGCCGGGGATTTGCAAGGACTGGGGTAGCAGAATATGGGACATACCATGCAGAATCCATAGGCAGCATCCCACGAAGGCTGGAAGCGTCCATCCCCTGGTCCCCATGCTGCTGGAGCACCGGGAAGCTGGAAGGGAGGCGAGAGCAGCAAGGTgcagccctggccctgctctcctgctggagctggagtccCACAGGTGCAATcttgctcccagtccctcctaTTTATAGGGATGGCAAAGGAGGCAGGTCCCCTCCCGCCCCCGGTGCTCTGCCTCcacatccctgtccccagccccttccctccccgccctcccctccacctcccCGGGAGGCTCTGGGGGCCCCCACCAGCCCCTTACAGCTGGGTGTGGGTTGGGGGCCACCCAAAAGCCACCCCACAGGGACCCGATCCAGGCAGGGCACGGCCTGGAGCAGCGTTGCAGCACCAAAGTGAGCTGCGGAGGTGTGCCTGTGCCTGGGGTCAGGATGCAAGTCCCCCTTGGTTCAGGGTTTCCATCCAAAAGCAGGGGAACACACGGCTGGGGCAGGCCCTGGGGcatcagccccccccccccccccccagtgctcctccacgactggaagcactgggaagCCCcgaccaaccccccccccccccagcatcaccACCCTGTGTGCAGGCACAGCAGTGCCGGGGCGGGTGCTGGGTCGCTGCACCCCGTATCCTCCCCACCCCCGGCCCGTTCCCCTACAGCAGCAATCCCTGCTCCCCACTCGGGGCTCCCCGGCGGCGAAAGGCGTTGCACAACACCCGCCGGTGGGCGTTTGGTAAGCAATTAAACACTGCTTAACCAGCAGTGCCCGCGGGCGGCTCCTGCCCGGTGCCATTAGCGGCAGCACGGCGTGCGGCGTGCCGCCCAAGCCGGCCTCCGTGGAGCTGGCGGCGGTGGCAACGGCAGCGTGGGCGATGCTAGGGGAGGCCAAGTCACGACGAACGCCCGTCACACCAACCCACCCACGCCTTACCCCCTGCCCAGGCACCGGGAGCTGGCCGTAAATCACCGCTCACCCGGAACGATATTGGGAGAGCGGTGGCGATGCGGGGGGACAGTGCCCAAAAGCTCCCTCTCCCTCGCACTCCGCAAAACCCCCTCTTCCCAATTTTGGGCCAGCAGAGCCGAGGCACAGATTGGGGCGAGGGTCCAAGCAGATCCCTGCACCACGGCACCCGCAGCCTTCCTGGGGATCAACACTGCGGGGATCGTCCTCGCCGTGAGCACGGTGTCCCGCTCCCACcctgggaaggggctgtgcATTAATCCTTCTGCTGTGCCTGAAACCCGTAGATCCTTTTGCTGTGCCCGAAACCAGGATCCCAGCAAGCCACCGGATCCCGCGGGGCTATTTCTCATCCGCAGTTATcgaggcagcacagcacaggatgGACGCCGGAGCCAAGAAATGGGACAGAGAGCACAGAACTCAGGCAGAGCCTGGTTTTGAGGGTTAGCAGGGTCCCACCAAGCCCACGGCGGGGAGATGCTGGATCTGAGAATGGGACCCCCCTGCCTCGGGATTGTGAGTCTGGGGTGGGCAATGCTGGGAACCCCAGCGccagggggctcagcaccacgcagcgcagcatggcacagcagcGCCTTATCGGCCTTCCTGGAATTAATGGGCTGCTTGTTCCAGCCCCGCGGAGATTACGGCATCTCCTGCCGGCAAGGGCATCTGGagagggctcggggggggccgGGTTATCCATCAACCCCGCGGGTTCTGGATCACTTGGTGTGCCAGGCACAGCGCAGTGAAGGGACGAAGGGGAGGGGGACGCTGGAGGGGACACCTAGGTCACCAGGGGCTGGTGACCACAGCCACGCACCCCATAATGCCACCCTCCGGAGGTGAGGGTCCCCCTGGGTGCCGGGGAGCGGGGTCTGCTCCCAGGGATGATGCTGATGGAGGGGAGCGGGTTACAGCAAGGAGGGTGGGAGACGATTTAAGGGCTGGAAGAGCCCCTCACTGTGAGTGACATCCCTGGCTCAGTCTGCTCAGCTCATCCCAGCGAGCTGATGGTGGCAAAACCCCGTCCTCGTGGGGAGGGCTCCACACCACAGAGGAGAAACCCCCAAAGATGTCCACGTTGGGAAGTGGAGGGTGGGAAATATTCAGACTGGGAACCACAGGACTGGTGCTACGGGCACAGCTGGCTCCCATCACTTTCCCCCAGCTGTGAGCGGGGGCTCGGGGACGGGTGCAGCTTCCCGGGGCAATTTCTGCGCTCAGGACCGCAGCGGTACCCAGACCCCACAAAGCAGCTGTGGGGGAAAGGCACCAGGCAGCACCGTCGGGGATGTCAGGCACACAGAGCACGGGCATTTGGCTGTGCTGGAGAGGGCTGGGAGCCTGTCACAGCTCAGCGTCCCCAGCTCTGGATcggtccccagcacccccatcACAGCCGTGTCCCCTCTTCTCCGTCCCAGGATGAGGGCAGAGGGGCTCGGCCAGCCCGGAGCATCTCCTCCCCCTGCCACGACAGCGGTGGAAGGCAGCTGTGCCGGACGGGGATGGTAAGTGCCCCGGTCACCTTTTCATCCCAGCACTTGGGgaccttttcctccctttgtgACGCACTTTGGCTGCAGTCTCCCGGCCTTGGCCCCGAGCCACATCCCGGGGTCTGAAGTTATGGATTCAACAGCCGGCAGGATCAGCCCGGTGGGACTCGGCGTGGGAGGGCTCCTGGCCCGGCGCCACGGCGTGGGCAGAGCGCGAGGATGATTTCCCCAGTGCCCCGCAAGGCGTGGGGAGCGGGGACCCCATCCAGTGGGCTCTGCCCTGGTCCCCCCTCTCTGCACCCCACTGTGCTAATGGCacaaaaaaagccccaaaaagCCAGGCAGTATCCTGGCTGGGGAACGGCTCTCTGGGGAATTTGGGTGTGCTCCTGCACGCTGCCTTTCCCCATGGGGAAACGGGTGCAGGTCCGGGAGGCGGATAACCCCGtccagctggggctggtggccggCAGCAGGTGACACGTCTGCGGGTGACACAGCCCAGAGCCTCAGGGCCAGGCAGTTCCCGTCCTCTCTCTCCCAGAACTGGGGTCACCATCAGCAGGGTCACTATGTGACCACAGCGGGACGTGTTCTTATGTCCCCGTTCGTGCACCCTCCCTGTCCCAGCCCGGCCTGCAACTCACAAAGACCAGAATGAGAGGAGCCAGCAGCGGGCTGGGGACAGATCCTGCCCAAATCGCGTCACCCTGGTGAGCTCTTTGGGCTCCAGACCCCGCCGAGCCTCCCCCCCTTTGCCCAGACCCTGTGAGCTGGGTGGCTCCGAGGTGCCTTTGtgtcctgcctggctgctgggtgACAGCTCAGGTGCCTGGGAGCGGTCCCCAGGTTTGGTGTCTGCAGCCCCAAACGCCCCCTCCCTCGGTGGGACACGGGCTGCAGGAAGGGATCAGCCAAAAATACCGCCCCCCCCAGTAACAACACAGCCATTTTGgtaattatttcactttttaatctCTCCGCGAGGTGACTTGCTTAGGGTAATAACTGCTTCGGCCTGATTTTATCTGGCTAATTAATCAGTTAATAAATGACTTTGCTGCAGGGGGGTAGACGCTGCGGCCGTCTCCTTAGCCGGGGACTGGAAAAAAACCAGGGAAGGATTTCAGCCCACGGGATTTCCATGGCCCCACGGTGCAcgcagctgccccagcagccggggggggaGCACCAACGTGGGGCCCCCCGGCTGTGCCCCCGCAGCCAGCCAGGTCCTGAAATCTGCTTATTTCAGAGCACGCAGGGGCTGGCAacgggctgcaggggctccTTCCTCGTCTTCCTCAGTGCCATGCgtggctggggggctgcagcgtggggcGGGATGCAGAGAGGCAGCGGGGAGGCAGGCAAGAGGGGTGCAggcgggcaccggggggtcccgggggaccCGGGTTCAGCAGGATCCGTGCAGATCGCCCCCGAGGGACACAGCGGTGGGGGACGAGGAGCGGCGAGCAGGAGGCCGGGGGCTGGCTCAggtccctgcccagcaggacCTCGGCGGGCGAGGGGCAGCGCTCAGGGTTTCTTCCCTCTCCACTGCATCGTGAAGTTGGCGTGCGGGAACCTgacctgcagcctgtgctggagctgggggcaaAGAACGGCCGTGACACCACGCAGCATTTACGGGTGGTGCCGGAGGGGGTCTCctgccccctgtccccacccagGAAGGGACCCCAGACAAAGGAGAGACCCCCCCCTTGGGAAGGGCTGCGGGCACACCTCACCTCGGACACGATCAGGTCCTGCACCTTTGTGTTCCCGACGTCCAGGGAGCTGGCCAGGCGCATCGACAGGAAGATGTGGGACTCCCCTGGGAGCAGAAGACACACAGCTCTGCTTGTTCCCCTTCCACCCTGCGCCGTGGCAGGGCCTGGGGTCTCTCCCCAGCACCACGACCAGAGCTGTGCAGGGTCAGGAGTGCCACCCACCCTCAGGCACGGACAGGGGGTGTCTGTGCCACCCTGCTCTGTGCCACCAGCAGGAGAACAACCCTCCATGCGCACAGCAAACCACGCATCCCACCCACCACCGGTACCTCCAGGCTGAGAACACGGCAAGAGGGGCTGCAGGACACCCCCCAAAAGGCCACCACCATGCCGGGGGGGTGGTGATGCCCATGGGACACGTGTGGCCCTACCAGCCAGACGTCAGAGAAGAGTTTGGGGTCCCAGGAGGTGGCACTTACTGACAGGGCTTCCGATGCCGGGGCAGGCGGGCTGCGCCGTCGGCGGGGCcgtggaggtgctggaggtgttGTTTGGGCTCTGGGTTGAGTCGGTGGCAGGGGAGGAAGGCTCCGTGCCTGGGCAAAGCAACGTGGCGTtagtgctgcctgcagggagagCCAGGGGGTCCTAAACCTGGGGAGGACCCATCCTTCACCCCTCAGCCACACTCACCCGTGGTGGCACCGGGACTCTGGGGTGACGCCTGGGTGTCCGGGGATGTCCCCGTGGCCAGGGTGGAGGTACCAGGGCTGGTCCCATCTGTGGtccccagcagctggctgggagTTGGGGTGCTCCCGGACacctctgtgctggtgtgggaGGGGGCTGTGGTGTCCTGAGGGGCTGTCAAGGGCTCGGCTGATGCAGCTGTGTGTGGGGCTGCGGTGGGAAGAGAGGGACTGCTGCTCCCCGGGGGTGTGCCGGGTGTCTCTGGAGTGGAGGCTCCTGTTTcagggctggagggaggagCGGAGGCCGTGCCAGTGGAGGCGGTGGTGGGCAGCAGCGCCGTGGTCTCTGTGGGTTtcagggaggcagagagagctGAGATCGCTGTAGCATTCAAGTCAGgcagccacctcctccctgagctgctgcagcctgccagaagttaaataataatactaTGAAGGGCAAAGGTCTGCTCTCAGCCCCTGCCCAGATGGATGTCTGCTCCCGAGGGCCCCGTCCTCACACAAGGGTGGAAGTCCGCCTCTGCGTCCCGTTCACCCCGCCGAGGCGAGAACAGGCAGCcgcatccccaggcagcccccaggAAGAGGTAAAGGAAATTTGCATG
This sequence is a window from Anser cygnoides isolate HZ-2024a breed goose chromosome 9, Taihu_goose_T2T_genome, whole genome shotgun sequence. Protein-coding genes within it:
- the LOC106044813 gene encoding mucin-4-like isoform X8 → MGTRGWTLPAFVGCCLWILHGLGAAVAVPVTTEGPFGAHTASPTAAPSEARGALPLGAAGTSTAVADTETTESILAGRPASPSFPSGAKADLVTTTSAPTSAPAAGSDAEAGLSPSAATQAPSGEPQAVTDVATSLNASQGNQTVSAAALVFTPQPAFTPSAELDVTAAAPAAPPGATPLFADMSKDILASVTREGADLEPTADATSLPATLPPAATGAEPTTSSPLGPHVTALLSQGQATATGAAEEGVTLPGDSQGEGSAPSSIPSPGAGGLLTTRWDEVLSGTVGVTPGPALGSGNAGDAVNGAVGTTDSSHLAPENGTVSGAAENPGQTSLLAGQAGLSPATSPGPAGGGDGDVQGAPAVSPASPGSVPAPAAPEAPGERGDTATLLLASRAPTDAQSDTDAPAPSITLPLPTGAVGPAEPSLQPAPWHSPTGERQPQLAAALPSPTDTPSAPGAAFPPPGAAAGDGAETTANPDLGAAPGAPASLSPGGSQPWGTAAAAPEGADGAGTVPNSALDAASLASSGPNGLAGPAQGDTADTAQAGGTGDSSPYAGTQGDTSSSSSSAQQGPADTAELPAAPAGALPSTELSPAAAPGDGAGTAPAPEEVSPPGPMAPGHVGLEPDLSGAEGPGPLPSQAPGAPSAAFPPPVAASGAVFGTSNGAEMAASPDLGAAQGAPISPFLVGSQPWGMAAGAPTGAALPGAEGPGTGFSSTLDAPGSASHGSVGPPSPTLGVQPGADLGVPGAEGQVLGGSRTGSEPSLSSSPGAGMEAGTHLLPGAVSLPGPASPGDTLPISSTSENGAAAAPMPAAAPGPDRLSQGSPDSETGPELATAQGTKSAGDMAEAANPGSRSPYTDTSSLSSSAQQGPADTTELPAAPAGALPSTELSPAAAPGDGAGAAPAPAEVSPPGPMAPGYVGLEPDLSGAEGLGPSQAPGVAFPPPVAASGAAFGTSDGAETAANPNLGAAQGAPISPFLVGSQPWGMAGGAPTGAALPGAEGPGTGFSSALDAPGSASHGPVGPPSPTLGVQPGADLGVPGTEGQALGGSGTGSEPSLSSSPGAGMEAGTDLLPGAVSLPGPASPGDTLTAPSVLDSASPGALGGVDAAPSAVQPALGAGPGAHPPAGGGGGEGAGAGNGESPGVSQDLDGAAGASGGGTGAVLHSASPSPSPEGSSSAPTSGGAAEGAGGPGAGGAGVGLSPDPEAAGPQGNEETPVPAPGIQSGADLGLSDANLSQTNVVQLAGGETGASAPWAPAPGAGTADGAGAIIQITSGVLAPSVLSSPREVQPLVPVAPDASSPLLAASAGGVGGSSAPAPSGGPPSASGTPSGSSPLALGSPLAAVVAGAGSALPGSPEYEMSSGMAAPLGEESPRAPAPANAAPALPPASEREDAAAGAAAGPPPVSSPVSGTPPRSAAAAPVPPPGPTVAAVSLYGYGPRENDREYVERRVDFNSPLFKPETGFPFGKTLRDSLYFTDNGQIIFPASDSSIPAYPNPPPGGFNGHEEVPMIAVFWDNADFSRGTGTTFYQEFLTLNSEKPPFIRDVEAKVRRYLRSSYSAAWTLKVTWDKAPAYGVRGDSRRTNTYQAVLTTDGFRSYVLLLYQDGGMRWDYSQLPAANVLIGYTSGDGSYHNDDLTQGPPAAKYRPDQFRGYNTDLRGLWLYKLESRVGINYRLKCLAWTGQQQEPRTWSQDLPACPCSLQQGQQDPRFKSSRGGWWSARVSMLHSASPNRYGAGVRCLYDSRGQFVEGRQERYWRSSRQASPYRDQELKLYDWCCNQAASARLCARYGEKRPRIGCDGYQALGMGGSPAPVCWGDAASATKQGTSQPPPVNARRALGRSDGEADSSEDNDSEEQRGRRWPSSHHFFADEEDE
- the LOC106044813 gene encoding mucin-4-like isoform X6, which translates into the protein MPAAAPGPDRLSQGSPDSETGPELATAQGTKSAGDMAEAANPGSRSPYTDTSSLSSSAQQGPADTTELPAAPAGALPSTELSPAAAPGDGAGAAPAPAEVSPPGPMAPGYVGLEPDLSGAEGLGPSQAPGVAFPPPVAASGAAFGTSDGAETAANPNLGAAQGAPISPFLVGSQPWGMAGGAPTGAALPGAEGPGTGFSSALDAPGSASHGPVGPPSPTLGVQPGADLGVPGTEGQALGGSGTGSEPSLSSSPGAGMEAGTDLLPGAVSLPGPASPGDTLTAPSVLDSASPGALGGVDAAPSAVQPALGAGPGAHPPAGGGGGEGAGAGNGESPGVSQDLDGAAGASGGGTGAVLHSASPSPSPEGSSSAPTSGGAAEGAGGPGAGGAGVGLSPDPEAAGPQGNEETPVPAPGIQSGADLGLSDANLSQTNVVQLAGGETGASAPWAPAPGAGTADGAGAIIQITSGVLAPSVLSSPREVQPLVPVAPDASSPLLAASAGGVGGSSAPAPSGGPPSASGTPSGSSPLALGSPLAAVVAGAGSALPGSPEYEMSSGMAAPLGEESPRAPAPANAAPALPPASEREDAAAGAAAGPPPVSSPVSGSEFGAGTRGELGAAVGGAAPFLPPLQPGGPVVPPRPSVAEGRGDTDGPVPGEPRPGVSVGPGGAGGALETPTQPLAGGSPGSLSVLRPAGPAAGSPLPNIPGPGPAGGSSPPALHPSLGSATPANGVPAAGGASIPAPIPGHRGAQGGSPPTTLHPAVSCSPTLPAPSPGGKKGLPGPRKNEAASLATRASSSMLPAPPRSAAAAPVPPPGPTVAAVSLYGYGPRENDREYVERRVDFNSPLFKPETGFPFGKTLRDSLYFTDNGQIIFPASDSSIPAYPNPPPGGFNGHEEVPMIAVFWDNADFSRGTGTTFYQEFLTLNSEKPPFIRDVEAKVRRYLRSSYSAAWTLKVTWDKAPAYGVRGDSRRTNTYQAVLTTDGFRSYVLLLYQDGGMRWDYSQLPAANVLIGYTSGDGSYHNDDLTQGPPAAKYRPDQFRGYNTDLRGLWLYKLESRVGINYRLKCLAWTGQQQEPRTWSQDLPACPCSLQQGQQDPRFKSSRGGWWSARVSMLHSASPNRYGAGVRCLYDSRGQFVEGRQERYWRSSRQASPYRDQELKLYDWCCNQAASARLCARYGEKRPRIGCDGYQALGMADSSEDNDSEEQRDEEDE